A single window of Thermococcus celericrescens DNA harbors:
- a CDS encoding CidA/LrgA family protein: protein MRPYRGLAIIFGFYALGEFTTYVLNLTIPGSVLGMLFLLGALLTGAIKLEWVEGEAELFVRNMSVMFIPPGVGIVTYLGLIKSQVVPISVALILSFLVTLVVTAKTVELLRREEK, encoded by the coding sequence ATGAGGCCCTACCGCGGACTGGCGATAATATTCGGCTTCTACGCTCTGGGTGAGTTCACAACCTATGTCCTCAACCTGACGATTCCGGGGAGCGTGCTCGGCATGCTCTTCCTCCTGGGAGCGCTGCTCACAGGTGCCATCAAACTGGAGTGGGTGGAGGGCGAGGCAGAGCTGTTCGTCAGGAACATGAGCGTCATGTTCATCCCTCCCGGCGTCGGGATAGTCACCTACCTCGGCCTGATAAAGAGCCAAGTGGTGCCGATATCCGTCGCCTTGATACTGAGCTTCCTGGTTACGCTGGTCGTCACCGCGAAGACGGTTGAACTCCTCAGGAGGGAGGAGAAATGA